In Cytobacillus oceanisediminis, the following proteins share a genomic window:
- a CDS encoding YpzI family protein codes for MGKDRQEKKLKNSGKVESDRDQALHYPGAAKMQSPEEARSLNDSKYS; via the coding sequence ATGGGCAAAGACAGACAGGAAAAAAAACTTAAAAATAGCGGAAAAGTGGAATCCGATCGCGACCAGGCACTTCATTATCCTGGAGCTGCCAAGATGCAGAGTCCCGAAGAAGCCAGATCTTTGAATGATTCAAAATACAGTTAA